In a single window of the Elusimicrobiaceae bacterium genome:
- a CDS encoding helix-turn-helix transcriptional regulator, which yields MGIGSKLKKLIEEKNTNVNALANRANVKPTTLYSIIERDNTKVDIDVLIAIAKVLGVPVEYFSDNYVPIDSYYLNPETARLAQEAANDPETRVLLDAKRDLSPEDMQYVISLIKHLKNKNS from the coding sequence ATGGGTATAGGTTCTAAACTAAAGAAATTAATAGAAGAAAAAAACACTAATGTGAACGCTTTGGCAAATCGTGCCAACGTTAAACCAACGACTTTATATAGTATTATCGAGCGAGATAATACAAAAGTAGATATTGACGTTCTTATTGCAATAGCTAAAGTATTGGGCGTCCCTGTAGAATATTTTAGCGATAATTATGTTCCTATTGATTCTTATTATTTAAATCCGGAAACGGCCAGGCTGGCCCAGGAAGCAGCCAATGATCCGGAAACAAGAGTACTGCTGGACGCCAAACGGGATTTATCTCCGGAGGATATGCAGTACGTTATCAGTCTTATCAAACATCTGAAAAATAAAAATTCATGA
- a CDS encoding XRE family transcriptional regulator, with product MALINLKKEMAGADISIETLAAELRVHRNTIANKIDGTSKFTVEEAFKIQEKFFPNLGLAYLFKEQ from the coding sequence ATGGCATTAATCAATTTAAAAAAGGAAATGGCTGGAGCCGATATTAGCATTGAAACTTTAGCAGCAGAATTACGGGTTCATAGAAATACTATTGCTAATAAAATTGACGGAACCAGCAAATTTACTGTTGAGGAAGCCTTTAAAATTCAGGAAAAGTTCTTTCCGAACCTGGGTTTAGCTTATTTGTTTAAGGAACAATAA